One Nostoc sp. UHCC 0302 DNA window includes the following coding sequences:
- a CDS encoding class I SAM-dependent methyltransferase — MNYYIKYLDKIGGRTLEVMVGTGRLLIPLLEAGLNVEGIDASPDMLACCRKHCLERDLEPVIYQGEVENLDLPGKYNAIVVTFGSFMLLSRSAAIAALQAFARHLEPQGRIFIDLELPIEDFKAQNIVKQREPIECADGSIILMQSSSSIDWLEQLNLTLIRYEKWLNGNLIATELQRLPLHWFGRDEFISCLQENGYKDITLCANYTPDLQPNSYKDTLCFSALMP, encoded by the coding sequence AAAATTGGTGGCAGAACTCTGGAAGTCATGGTGGGTACGGGACGACTACTCATCCCACTGTTAGAAGCAGGTCTTAACGTTGAAGGCATTGATGCTTCACCAGATATGCTTGCTTGTTGCCGCAAACATTGTTTAGAAAGAGATTTGGAGCCTGTCATTTACCAAGGTGAGGTAGAGAATCTGGACTTGCCTGGAAAGTACAATGCAATAGTCGTGACCTTTGGCTCGTTCATGTTGTTGTCACGCTCTGCTGCTATTGCGGCATTGCAAGCCTTTGCACGACACCTGGAACCACAGGGGCGTATTTTTATTGATTTGGAACTTCCGATTGAAGATTTCAAAGCCCAGAACATTGTTAAGCAACGGGAGCCAATTGAGTGTGCTGACGGCTCAATCATCCTCATGCAATCTTCTTCTAGTATTGACTGGTTAGAACAACTAAACTTGACGCTCATTCGCTATGAAAAGTGGTTAAATGGTAACCTCATAGCTACTGAACTTCAACGTCTGCCACTGCATTGGTTTGGCAGGGATGAATTTATATCGTGCTTACAAGAGAATGGTTATAAAGACATCACTTTGTGTGCTAACTATACCCCAGATTTACAGCCTAATTCTTACAAAGATACTCTATGTTTTTCAGCATTAATGCCATAG